The region GTGAAAATGAGCGACTCCACCCAAAATGCGAGACATCCAAAGGGATTGTTGCGGGCGCATGAAAACGCTCTATAATTTCCCCGTAATGCTTTTTTAAAGCCCGCCTCCCGCCTTGTCTGGCGGGGCTTTCCGAGAAATCGCCGCACGTCTACCTGTCAACTCTGACTGTCAGAAAAATTCCTACATGGTTTACAGAGAAATCCTGCCCGGATGCGTTCTCTTTGCTGATACCCGCTTGAAAACCGATTGGCCAAAATGGCAGTAAGACTATAAACGTGCCGTTCGTCTCTCACTGAGAGGTGCCCAGGCAAACGTTTTCATAAGTACGTACGGCCAAGATTTCTACGGGGGAATCATGAGCGCTACCAGCGAAATGCTCACTGAGATCAAAGAAGTAAACCTGTCTTATCTGTTGCTCGCGCAGCGTCTGCTGCGTGAGGACAAAGCCATGGGCATGTTTCGGATGGGGGTCTCGGAAGAACTGGCGAATGTGCTTGCCAATCTCTCGCTGGCCCAGACCGTGAAGCTCGCCGCATCGAATCAGATGCTCTGCCGTTTTCGTTTCGACGATCACGCGCTCCTCTCGTCGCTGGCCGACAAAGGCCGCAGCGACACCGTCACGCAAGCCCACTCCGCCATCCTGATGGCCGGTCAACCGGTCGAAGGCATCCGCTGATCCCGCGTCGTCGGAGGTACCGGCGCGGGGGCGCCGGCGACGGCGCGCGGTTGCGCGGGGAACTCACAGAACAAGCAGGTGAACAACAATGGCGACCAAAAGCGTGGTTGTCGAGGTCCGGGAAATCACCCTGGCCATCGAATTGATCGAATTGGGTGCGCGACTGCAGTTGCTCGAAGCCGAGACCAGCCTGTCGCGTG is a window of Burkholderia sp. FERM BP-3421 DNA encoding:
- the flhD gene encoding flagellar transcriptional regulator FlhD, with amino-acid sequence MSATSEMLTEIKEVNLSYLLLAQRLLREDKAMGMFRMGVSEELANVLANLSLAQTVKLAASNQMLCRFRFDDHALLSSLADKGRSDTVTQAHSAILMAGQPVEGIR